The Caulobacter sp. FWC26 genome contains a region encoding:
- a CDS encoding LysR substrate-binding domain-containing protein, translated as MNFRHLEVFRAVMISGSASRAAELLQITQPAVSRALSDLEASLGFNLYDRVRGRLVPTPEGQLFFRDVNTSFVGLDRLRASAAQIRDFGSGSLRIASHAALGSALVPRAIASFRAKHPKIAITLQTPSSTAVRDLVVHQQFDVGLAADEVDLSGVDHRVFGNFRALCAMPPGHPLAQEPVIRPEHLQGVPFIALAPEDRARGRLAKILEAAEVHPEIVVETPSSSTVCALVLEGAGVGLINPCSAHGFSERGVIFRPFEPEVLFRSYLLFRPDAQRARHVNAFVAELLKARAGIVKSTGS; from the coding sequence ATGAACTTTCGACATCTTGAGGTTTTCCGCGCGGTGATGATCAGCGGCTCGGCCTCGCGCGCCGCCGAGCTGCTGCAGATCACCCAGCCGGCGGTCAGCCGCGCCCTCTCCGATCTGGAGGCCTCGCTGGGCTTCAACCTCTATGATCGCGTCCGCGGACGGCTCGTGCCGACGCCGGAGGGGCAGCTGTTCTTTCGGGACGTCAACACCAGCTTCGTGGGTCTGGACCGTCTGCGCGCCTCGGCCGCCCAGATTCGCGACTTCGGATCCGGCTCCTTGCGGATCGCCAGCCATGCCGCGCTGGGCTCGGCCCTGGTGCCGCGCGCCATCGCCTCGTTCCGCGCCAAGCATCCCAAGATCGCCATCACCCTCCAGACCCCGTCCTCGACGGCGGTGCGCGACCTGGTGGTCCACCAGCAGTTCGACGTGGGATTGGCCGCCGACGAGGTCGATCTCTCGGGCGTCGACCATCGGGTATTCGGCAACTTCCGCGCCCTGTGCGCCATGCCGCCAGGCCATCCCCTCGCCCAGGAACCGGTCATTCGGCCCGAACATCTTCAGGGCGTTCCGTTCATTGCTCTCGCGCCGGAGGACCGAGCGCGCGGACGCCTAGCCAAGATCCTCGAAGCCGCCGAGGTCCACCCCGAGATCGTGGTGGAGACGCCCAGCTCCTCGACCGTCTGCGCCCTGGTGTTGGAAGGCGCCGGCGTTGGCCTCATCAACCCGTGCTCGGCCCACGGCTTCTCCGAACGCGGCGTGATCTTCCGCCCATTCGAGCCCGAGGTGCTGTTCCGGTCGTACCTGCTGTTCCGGCCGGACGCCCAGCGGGCCCGCCACGTGAACGCCTTCGTGGCCGAACTGCTGAAGGCCCGGGCCGGCATCGTCAAATCGACCGGCTCCTAG
- a CDS encoding RidA family protein, producing MPKIDQRLAQLGIVLPALTPPVANYVPSVRSGNIVHISGQLSLDVGGGIKGVVGEAVDIDQAVAAARLCGINLIAQFKAACEGDLDRLVRVIKLGGFVQAGPGFHDIPKVINGCSDLMVEVFGDVGRHARSAVGVYQLPLGFAVEVDAIIEVA from the coding sequence ATGCCCAAGATCGATCAACGCCTCGCACAGCTGGGCATCGTGCTGCCGGCCCTAACCCCGCCGGTAGCCAACTACGTGCCGTCGGTCCGCTCGGGCAATATCGTCCATATCTCCGGCCAGCTCTCGCTGGACGTTGGTGGCGGCATCAAGGGCGTGGTCGGCGAGGCCGTCGACATCGACCAGGCCGTGGCGGCCGCGCGGCTCTGCGGGATCAACCTGATCGCCCAATTCAAGGCGGCCTGCGAGGGCGACCTCGATCGGCTGGTCCGCGTGATCAAGCTGGGCGGCTTCGTGCAGGCCGGTCCCGGCTTCCACGACATCCCCAAGGTCATCAACGGCTGCTCGGACCTGATGGTCGAAGTCTTCGGCGACGTCGGCCGTCACGCCCGCTCTGCCGTCGGCGTCTACCAGCTACCCTTGGGCTTCGCCGTCGAGGTCGACGCCATTATTGAGGTCGCGTGA
- a CDS encoding amino acid ABC transporter ATP-binding protein, translated as MTDTPAAVELSGVHKWYGDYHALRDVTLSVASGEKIVVCGPSGSGKSTMIRCVNRLEAHHRGHIRVGGVELTGDPKTIDATRREVGMVFQSFNLFPHLTILENCTLAQTWAKKVPQKVAQETAMRYLERVRIPEQAGKYPGQLSGGQQQRVAIARSLCMDPKVMLFDEPTSALDAEMVKEVLDIMVELAAEGMTMICVTHEMGFARQAADRVVFMDAGQILEVAPPGEFFAAPRHERTRQFLAQVLH; from the coding sequence ATGACCGATACCCCTGCCGCCGTCGAGCTGTCCGGCGTCCACAAGTGGTACGGCGACTACCACGCCCTGCGCGATGTCACGCTCAGCGTGGCCAGCGGCGAGAAGATCGTGGTCTGCGGACCCTCGGGCTCCGGCAAGTCGACCATGATCCGTTGCGTCAATCGCCTGGAGGCCCATCATCGCGGCCACATCCGGGTGGGGGGCGTCGAGCTGACCGGCGATCCCAAGACCATCGACGCTACGCGGCGCGAGGTCGGCATGGTGTTCCAGAGCTTCAACCTCTTCCCGCACCTGACGATCCTGGAGAACTGCACCCTGGCCCAGACCTGGGCCAAGAAGGTGCCGCAGAAAGTCGCCCAGGAGACGGCCATGCGCTACCTCGAGCGCGTGCGCATCCCCGAGCAGGCCGGCAAGTATCCGGGCCAGCTGTCGGGTGGCCAGCAGCAGCGCGTGGCCATCGCCCGGTCGCTGTGCATGGACCCGAAGGTCATGCTGTTCGACGAGCCGACCTCGGCCTTGGACGCCGAGATGGTCAAGGAGGTGCTCGACATCATGGTCGAGCTGGCCGCCGAGGGCATGACCATGATCTGCGTCACCCACGAGATGGGCTTTGCCCGCCAGGCCGCCGATCGGGTGGTGTTCATGGACGCCGGCCAAATCCTGGAGGTCGCGCCGCCGGGCGAATTCTTCGCCGCCCCGCGCCATGAGCGCACCCGCCAGTTCCTGGCCCAGGTGCTGCACTAA
- a CDS encoding amino acid ABC transporter permease produces the protein MSTQAVPPSVAQVFLRTETLTAEPPPPRARLDLVKALFGDLATSLATLLIAALVILALPKLLSWGVINAVWSGEGAACTGVGACWAFLRDKHPQILFGIYPPEEQWRSMLVVAIFLGLSLWSLPPRHWTRVTLAAWGVGTAAVLVLMGGGVFGLEEVSTSDWGGLPITLLLTVSSLGLGFPLAVVLALARQSDLPVPRMIAVALIEIVRGLPLLSILYVAAIMLPIMLPDGVTIDKLLRALEALTVFSAAYLAEVLRGGLQTIPPGQAEAARALGLTWFQTTRLVVLPQAIAKVIPPLTNTVVVIVKNTSLVLVVGLFDLLSSGRAALADPAWPGPYAETYLFIALIYFAICFSVSRYAAWLERRAAFGVRR, from the coding sequence ATGAGCACGCAAGCCGTCCCACCCAGCGTCGCCCAGGTCTTCCTGCGCACCGAGACGCTGACCGCCGAGCCGCCGCCGCCCCGGGCGCGCCTCGATCTGGTCAAGGCGCTGTTTGGCGACCTGGCCACGAGTCTCGCCACCCTGCTGATCGCCGCCCTGGTGATCCTGGCCCTGCCCAAGCTGCTGTCTTGGGGCGTGATCAATGCCGTCTGGAGCGGCGAGGGCGCGGCCTGTACCGGCGTCGGGGCCTGCTGGGCCTTTCTGCGTGACAAGCATCCGCAGATCCTGTTCGGCATCTATCCGCCGGAAGAGCAGTGGCGATCGATGCTGGTCGTGGCGATCTTCCTGGGCCTTTCGCTTTGGAGCCTGCCGCCCCGCCACTGGACGCGTGTCACCCTCGCGGCCTGGGGCGTGGGCACGGCGGCCGTGCTGGTGCTGATGGGCGGAGGCGTCTTCGGCCTGGAGGAGGTCTCGACCTCCGACTGGGGCGGCTTGCCGATCACCCTGTTGCTAACCGTCAGTTCGTTGGGCCTGGGTTTTCCGCTGGCCGTAGTCCTGGCACTGGCGCGCCAGTCGGATCTGCCAGTGCCGCGCATGATCGCCGTGGCCCTGATCGAGATCGTCCGCGGCCTGCCGCTGCTTAGCATCCTCTATGTGGCCGCGATCATGCTGCCGATCATGCTCCCCGACGGCGTGACGATCGACAAGCTGCTGCGAGCCCTGGAGGCGCTGACGGTGTTTTCCGCGGCCTATTTGGCCGAGGTGTTGCGCGGCGGCCTGCAGACCATCCCGCCCGGACAGGCCGAGGCGGCCCGCGCCTTGGGCCTGACGTGGTTCCAGACCACGCGGCTGGTCGTCCTGCCCCAAGCCATCGCCAAGGTGATCCCGCCGCTGACCAACACCGTGGTTGTGATCGTCAAGAACACCAGCCTCGTCCTGGTCGTGGGTCTGTTCGACCTGCTCAGCTCCGGCCGCGCGGCCCTGGCCGACCCGGCCTGGCCTGGTCCCTATGCCGAGACCTACCTCTTCATCGCCCTGATCTATTTCGCGATCTGCTTTTCGGTGTCGCGCTACGCGGCCTGGCTGGAGCGTCGCGCCGCCTTCGGAGTCCGCCGATGA